The genomic region ATGAGCTCTGAGTAGATTGAGGTATGAAAAGGTGCCCCAGATGCGGTTACGAGAATAGCGACTCAGCCACTATGTGTGAGCGATGCAGATATCCACTAACGCTCTCGTCAGAGAGCTTCTCCACGAAGTGCCCCAGATGCGGTTACGAGAATCCTCCCGGAGCGTCCATATGTGAGCGATGCAGATATCCCCTTAAGATTGTTCCCTTTCAAGTGGAGGAAACTAGAAGGGAGGAGAGATCCAGGGAAGAATCCATGACTAGACTAAGAGATGGCGCACTCTACCTAATGATTGGAATCCTTTTCCTCCTACTCTCTTTACCACCCATAAACACCTTGGTTCAAAGTATTTTCGGATTAGTCTCGGTGGTTTTTCTAGGTATGGGAACCGGAAGCTACTCGGTAGCTTTCAGGCTATTCGACGAAAGGTTAAGGAATTCATCACTACTCTCTTTCCTCCTCTTACCAGGCTTCCTTCTCCTTGTATCTGGAATAGGTGTGGTGGAGCTCAACATTACGAAACTTAATCTAACTGATTTATCAAAAAATCCTCTAGCGGTAATCCTAATTGACCTAGGGTTTA from Metallosphaera sedula DSM 5348 harbors:
- a CDS encoding zinc ribbon domain-containing protein, whose translation is MKRCPRCGYENSDSATMCERCRYPLTLSSESFSTKCPRCGYENPPGASICERCRYPLKIVPFQVEETRREERSREESMTRLRDGALYLMIGILFLLLSLPPINTLVQSIFGLVSVVFLGMGTGSYSVAFRLFDERLRNSSLLSFLLLPGFLLLVSGIGVVELNITKLNLTDLSKNPLAVILIDLGFILFLIGGLGITIGVYKIANAMTRPGLKVGALLSLIGLISFLLLPELGFLLMGGQFLIYLESRSLIHGNRRSSG